The Mycolicibacterium monacense genome contains the following window.
GCAACCACGACCCGTGCATCTCGTGTTCGGCGCACTTCCTGACGCTCACCGTCGAGCGCGGATGAGCGACATCGTCGTGATCGGCGTCGGCAACAGCTGTCGCCGGGACGACGGTGTGGGCCCGGCCGTCGCTTCGGCCGTCGATGCCCGCGGGACTCCCGGCGTCCGGGTGCTCAGCGTCGCCGACGACCCGTGCGCGATCCTCGACGCGTGGGCCGGGGCCCGGCTGGCCGTGGTGATCGATGCCGCGGTCGCGACACCGTCGACACCGGGCCGGATCCACCGTTGCGCCGCCGATCAACTGCCGGCGTCGTCGACCGTGACGTCGCATGCCGTCGACCTCGCCACGGTGCTCGAGTTGGGTCGAGCGCTGGACCGGATGCCCGGGGATCTCCTGGTGTTCGCCGTCGAAGCCGCCGACACCGGGGTGGGACTGGGCTTGTCCGCCGCGGTGGCCGCGGCCGTGCCGGAGGTGGTCGACGCCGTGCTGGCCGAGATCGAGCACATGCCGTCAGGCCGCCAACAAGGGTCCAAATGCCCTGGCCGCGGGTCGCCGCGGTGAACCACGATCACATCGGGAGGTGACGCTGGTGAGCACTCATTGGCTGGTGATGGACCACTCGAGGGACGGTGACGGCGCGCCGTACCGCACAAGGTTGGCCGCGGCCGGCCGGCATCTGCCCGCGACCCGTCTGACGACCGACGAGTTGATGTCGACGACGCGGCACAACACCCACATCGACCTCGAACGCCTCACCGGGATCCACGAGCGCCGGGTGTCGGTCGGGGACGAGGACTCCTACAGCCTGGCCACCACGGCGGCGCGCGACTGCCTGGACAGGGCTGAGACGCCGGCCTCCGAGATCGACGTCGTCATCAGCTGCAGCATCACGAAGTTCCACGGCGGTCTGACCCAGTGGATGGAACCGACGATGAGCAGCGCGGTCGCGCATGCCATCGGTGCACAGCGGGCGATGACGTTCGACCTGTCCAATGCGTGCGCCGGGATGCTCACGGGCGTCACGGTTCTGAACAACTGGATACGCCAGGGCGTGGTGCGGCGGGGCCTGGTGGTCAGCGGCGAATACATCTCCCAGCTGGGCCACAATGCCGCCCGCCACATCCGCACCATCATGAGCAAGGAACTGGCCTGTCTGACCCTGGGCGACGCCGGCGCTGCATTGCTGCTCGAACGCGCCGGCGCCGACTCGGGCGCGATCAGCCTGGCCGGCTTCACCACGATCGCCGACCACAGCCGGCTGTGCCTGGCCTACCCGAAGGGCCGCGATCCGGGGGCGCGGATGTTCACCGACTCCCGGGCGATCCAGCGGGCGGCGATCGCCGACACGCCGGTGCTGCTGCACGAGGTCCTGGACGCGGCCGGGATCGCGATCCACGACATCGACCACGTGATCACGCATCAGACCTCGGCGCGGGCCATCCGCAAGGGGATGGCCGAGATGTCCGCGGTCTTCGGCGACAGCCCCCGCCACGACGCGGTGATCACCGTCGACCGCTACGGGAACACGGCGTCGACGACACATACGGTGGCCCTCGTCGAAGAGTTGGAGGCAGGCCACATCGAGCCCGGCGAGACGATCGCGCTCATCGCGCTGGCGTCGGGGCTCGAGATCGGGGTCGTACTCATCGAGGTGGACGAGGATCTGGTGAATCGCTATGGGCACCATCATTGATCGGGTCGAGCTGACGCGCGGCGGCTGGCGCACCCGGCACAGTGCCCTGCACCTCGCGGTCGCGGCCGCCAGATCGTGTCTCGACGCCGCGCAGCGGGATCCCGACGACCTCGATCTGCTCGTCAACGCCGGGATCTACCGGGACCGGAATCTGGGGGAGCCCGCGCTCGCGGCACTGATCCAGGAGGACATCGGCGCCAACCCCGAGGATCCGCACGGCGGCCCGTTCGACGATGCCCACGGCACGTTCTCGTTCGACATCGCCAACGGCAGCTGCGGCATCCTGACCGGGCTGCAGATCGTCGACGGATTCCTCCGGTCGCGCGCGGTCACCCACGCACTCATCACCGCCAGCGAAGCCGATCCCGGGCGTGGTATGAGCCGGGACTTCCCGTTCACGCCGGTGGGGGCCGCGCTGCTGTGCGACTGGACCGACGACGACTCCGGGCTCGGGCGGGTGAGCTGGGTCAACGATCCCGATGGCGGGGCGAACTTCCGCGCCACGGTGGGGTCGGCGGACGCCCGAAACGTGTTGCGCTTCGAGGAATCTCCCGATTTCGATGACCGGCTCGCGCAGGCCGCGGTGCACGCCGTTCACAGCTGCCTCGACGATGCGGGGCTGACGTTGTCCGACATCGACGTCGTGGTCGCCGCGCCAGGCCGCCACCGCTACGGTGTCGCGCTCGCCGAGCGGCTCGACCTGCGCGCCGGCCGGCTCGTGGTCGCCGAGGACGAGAACGCCCACACCGCATCGCTCGCCTCGGCCCTGCAGCCGGCGTTGGCCGCCCTCCCGCCGGAGGGCCTGATCCTGATCGTCGCCGCGGGGGCCGGGATCACCGCGGGCGCCGCGCTGTATCGGGCACCCGCGCGGCCGGGCGCGGGCGGCCGGATCCGTTAGCCGACAATCTCTTCGGGCTCCGGCGTCGCTTCGAAGAGCCGTTCCACGTCGGCTCGTGCGCACACCTCGGTCCCCGGCGTCAACAACATGGCAGCTCCGGTGGCGACCCCGAACTGCACGGACTTGGTCGGCGACCACCCGCGAGTCAGGCCGACGGCGATCGCCGCCACCATCGCGTCCCCCGCGCCGACACCACTGACGGCCTCCACGGGCACCGGCGGGAAATGGTGACCGCCCTGCGA
Protein-coding sequences here:
- a CDS encoding 3-oxoacyl-ACP synthase III family protein, which encodes MSTHWLVMDHSRDGDGAPYRTRLAAAGRHLPATRLTTDELMSTTRHNTHIDLERLTGIHERRVSVGDEDSYSLATTAARDCLDRAETPASEIDVVISCSITKFHGGLTQWMEPTMSSAVAHAIGAQRAMTFDLSNACAGMLTGVTVLNNWIRQGVVRRGLVVSGEYISQLGHNAARHIRTIMSKELACLTLGDAGAALLLERAGADSGAISLAGFTTIADHSRLCLAYPKGRDPGARMFTDSRAIQRAAIADTPVLLHEVLDAAGIAIHDIDHVITHQTSARAIRKGMAEMSAVFGDSPRHDAVITVDRYGNTASTTHTVALVEELEAGHIEPGETIALIALASGLEIGVVLIEVDEDLVNRYGHHH
- a CDS encoding 3-oxoacyl-[acyl-carrier-protein] synthase III C-terminal domain-containing protein gives rise to the protein MGTIIDRVELTRGGWRTRHSALHLAVAAARSCLDAAQRDPDDLDLLVNAGIYRDRNLGEPALAALIQEDIGANPEDPHGGPFDDAHGTFSFDIANGSCGILTGLQIVDGFLRSRAVTHALITASEADPGRGMSRDFPFTPVGAALLCDWTDDDSGLGRVSWVNDPDGGANFRATVGSADARNVLRFEESPDFDDRLAQAAVHAVHSCLDDAGLTLSDIDVVVAAPGRHRYGVALAERLDLRAGRLVVAEDENAHTASLASALQPALAALPPEGLILIVAAGAGITAGAALYRAPARPGAGGRIR
- a CDS encoding hydrogenase maturation protease, with product MSDIVVIGVGNSCRRDDGVGPAVASAVDARGTPGVRVLSVADDPCAILDAWAGARLAVVIDAAVATPSTPGRIHRCAADQLPASSTVTSHAVDLATVLELGRALDRMPGDLLVFAVEAADTGVGLGLSAAVAAAVPEVVDAVLAEIEHMPSGRQQGSKCPGRGSPR